gaaatgctctgagaccaggttgactGCAGATGTGCCGTTATAGGAAAAGAGACCCATCTAGTGTACATCTATGATTCTGTTTTGATGATAGATATGAAGTTTTGGTTTCACTTGTAAGCAACAGATTGAGGGCATTGATGTGTACAGTAGGCCTGTATTACATGCATTTATTCATTTTATTTCAACACTGGGCTAGTGCTAATatttaaaatgttacattttCAAGAATGTCTGAATAATGGGGATAAAATACTAACATCCACTCAGCTGCTCTTTTCTTAATCTTGATTGGTGCTTTTTGGGCGACAAAAAGGTGAGAGTAAGGCCACAGTGTAAACAGTACAACACAGTTAATCATTAATTAGCACCAACCAGACGACATTAATCCTTCCTTTTTTTCAGTTCCTCTTTTCAAAAGCGTTCATCACGAAAGAGTGTGGCTTGCTTGTGTTATACCTCACAATGAACAAACATTATGCTTCAGGTAGTATGTTCCATGTTTTTTTAATACTGTATAGAATATATTGTAGGCATAcatcatttagattttttttttatcgaGAACAACAATCAAGCATCGCTTTTGTGCACACAATGATGTATGATTTAAAACTTTTCTCTTGAGTCACTGCCCTTCTGATATAATGGATGTAAACCCTTGCTTGAACACACACAGATAATCACACATTCACACCATATTTCAAATTTGTTGCCTTCACAGGGCCGTAAGAAACAAAACTGTATAGCTTGGCCTTTTTTTGCTCTTATCATTTTCATAGTCTTACTCAAAACAGTAACTGCACCTTCTATTCTTTACCAAAGATAACAAGATATTTCATAACCAACATGACTTCTTTAGTCTGTTTCCTCAAGTCCTATCTACTCAGTTCAGTTGAAAATACATGAAGATTCCATGGTAATATGTGGATGAAGACCCCATCCTCAGCTATGGGTCAAGGCATGGACTATTATTACCAAATAGGTTAGGTTTTGCTCCACACGGACGGTCATTTTCCTCATTGAATTACACCTAGTGTGGGTTAATCGTTAATGATGGTGTATTATTAGTAAAAGTATATCTTAATATAATCATATTATAATTTACCAGTAACGAGCCTGCAGATGGAAGCGGGAGTTATCAGTGTGTACGAACATCAAATATCTGGCACTGACATCTGTTTGGGTGAGTCACGTGAAAAGACTTCAGTAAAGTGCACATTCTGCACTATAAAGACAAATGTGTTTTTGATGTTAAATATCAAACACCCATTGATTCTCTGAGGTAAATCTTTGTTGACCTTTGTGGTTGCCTTTTGGCGACATCAACCAAATCCTTTTTAATGTAGCTTTTGGGAAGAACAAAAAACAAAAGGTCCATCTGTTCACCTTCTAATCTATCGACTTCTTCAAAGAGATCATGAGAATGTTCACATCCATGTGACAGTCAACTgttcataaaaaatatatatctatggggggggggggcatttcatGCATGcaagcagtcacacacagtcacacaaacaccaataattacactgaacaaaaatataaatgcaacatgtaaagtgctggtcccatgtttcatgaactgaaataaaagatcccagaaatgttccatatgcacaaaaatgtatttctcaaaaagtttgtgcagaaatttgtttacatccctgttagtgagcattttgttCTTttaggtgctgaggagtatttctgtctgtaagaaagcccttttgtgggtaaaaactcattctgattggctgggcctggatcccaaatgggtgggcctatgccctaccAGCCCCACCCATGGctacgcccctgcccagtcatgtgaaatccataggctAGAGCGGATTTATTtaaattggctgatttccttatgtAAACTGTAATGAACTCAGCAAaaacgttgaaattgttgcatgttgcgttcatattttggttcagtatagtTAGAAAAGAAAAAGTAACAAATGGGAAATGATGAAGTGCTTTTAACAGTCAGGTTACGGTATAAAGTCAATATTGCCTCCATGTGCTAGGAGTATAATCCAAGGCATCTAACCTCACCCTGAGTACAGTTAACCTATTTAATCCCTTCACAATAGTGGAAAAAAACGTTTGTACTTTATAGGCTCTAGAGAAGTTAAAGTTGTACTTATCAACAAATAAGTAAAATATGATGCATTATTAAGGTGTCTAGTATGATTCAGAGAACTTTCTAATTATTTCTCAAAATAGTCACAAGACCACAAGCATAAATCTccaatgtataattttttttgtgatatccaattgttaGTTAGTCTTTTCCCATCGCTGCAATttccctacggactcgggagagttgaaggtcgagagccatgcgtcctcctaaACACGACCCTGCCAGGCCGCACTGCTTcatgacacactgctcgcttaaaccggaagccagccacaccaatgtgtcagaggaaacaccatctaGCTGTCAGCAGCTTGCAGGCGTCCAGCCCgccactagtgcgcgatgggacaaggaaatccggCCGGCCAAACCgttccctaacccagacgacgcttggccaaatgtgcaccgcctcatgggtctcccggtcacggccggctgtgacacagcctgggatcgaaccacccatcaaggcaaagggtggctatttgaagaatctcaaatataaaatatattttgatttgtttaacacttttttggttactacatgattccttatgtgttatttcatagtgttgatgtcttcactattattctacagtgtagaaaatagtaaaaataaagaaaaacccttgaatgagtaggtgttctgaaacctttgaccggtagtgtatgtttaAATCAGTGATTTTGTTATTTCAGAAGCAATTGGCCATATATTGACTCATAATACTGAATTAGTGTAGATCTTGTTTATATTAGTGTTGGGACTCGGTCAAAGGtgtagacctggtttgtaggagtactggagctgaggTGCAGGGGTAGACCTGGTTTACAGTTTGAGTATTCAGGCTTCAACACATTTAGACCTGGCTTAGTTGACTAATTGAGTTCAAGCATAGGTGCAGACTTTGTAGGTATGTAAATTGGATCTGAAGTACAGgtgtagacctggtttgtatGAATAGTGGGTCTGAAATGCAGAAGTACACCTATTTCTATGACAAATGGGGCTGACATGTAGCAGTGGACTTTTTGTTTTTCAATATTGGGTTAGACTTGCAGGTGTACACCTGGTCTGTAAGAATATTGGGTTAGACTTGCAGGTGTACACCTGGTCTGTAAGAATATTGGGTTAGACTTGCAGGTGTACACCTGGTCTGTAAGAATATTGGGTTAGACTTTCAGGTGTACACCTGGTCTGTAAGAATATTGGGTTAGACTTGCAGGTGTACACCTGGTCTGTAAGAATATTGGGGCTGAAGTACAAGTGTCGACCAGGTTTGTATGAATGTTTGGGCACTGGGGTAGACCTGTTTTATATGAGTATACCCATGGATTGATCTGGTTTATATGAGTCATGGGGTGTAGAGATACACAAGGCTCATTCAGGTAATGGGTCTGGATGGATCTCTATTGCCCATTAAAATCCTTACTGGTAACAATTTTGTGGTAGGAAATGATTAGCGTGTACAGGTAGGGGTCATAGGACTAACATATGCAAATAACAGGGTTGGGATCTACAACGAATAGCTGGATAGGTTACTGTTGGTGACTTGGGGAATACAGGCCTAATGaaacagggtaacagggtaacagggcTGAGATAGGCAAGTAACATGGATGAGGTGTATTGGCAAAGGAACTGGGGTCTATGAGTAACAAATATGGCATTTAGGGCTAGGATATGGGTACTTGATTGTATCAATATTAGGGTATTGGCATGTGGGTGTTAGGGTTTGGACAAGGGGGTAACAGGCCTGGTGTGTGTGGGTAAGTAAGGGTGGCAGTAAGATTGGCAGGTTGcccctagcggttagagcgttgggccagtaaccgaaaggtcgatGGTTTGactccccgagccgacaaggtgaaaaatctgccgatgttcTCTTGAGCAAGATAcaactatggctgaccctgtaaaaacaacacatttcactgcacctatctggtgtacgTGTCAATAACAAAACACTTTTTAAGTGGGCTAAGAGGTATATAGATATTGGGGCTGAGAAAAATGGCTAattgtttgtttattttattaTAGGCAAAGCACAGTATGTTCCCATCGGTCACAATTGTGACaaagaataaaacaaatatttttttacatacttttcaataaaaaaaacaataaaaaacaaTATGGATTACAAGTTAGGGTTAATAGTGGTATAAGATTTGCATAGTGGCGTGCCTGAGAAAAAATGTGGGAACAAATGGGTTAACGGTgattgtatgacatcaaagtgtCAAAATATTTGAGGAAAAAACTAATGCATCCTTCATTTGCATAGACAGGTCAGTCCAACGATTTCCCTGAAAAGCTTTGTCTTCATAGTCAGAGGGAAGTACATATTGTACATAATGTACTCTCCAGGTGGAGGACAGTAAGCTTTAGTGTGTTATAAAACAACATGGTTAGAGACCATTACAGCCACACTCCTTCCTGGTTGTTAATCATCATGAGGTAAAGTGACATTGCATGTGCATTCAATTCAACGTTGTATGAAGTTGTACACAGAAAAAGCTACAGTATCTGGCAATATATCAATCGTAATAAGTAAGTAGAAAAGTATGGATAAAAAGGTACAAAGTAAACAAAACCTTTCTCAAAAATATGTTAGTTACAATCACAGTGCTAAAGCAGTTACAAAGTGTTTCGGATGAGTTTAAAAAAATTCCTTCATTTGATTTGGCAATTTTTCCACTTACGGTAAACATAAACAAATTGCCATTATGAATAGCTATACCATTCTTTAATAGCGTGTCCCCCAAAACCCAGTGTAAATGTCCAATAGGTTACTCTTCCATGTTGATCACTAAGCTCCAGTTGTTCTGTAGTTTAGTCAGATCACTCTCACCCTCACTCTCCTCTGACTGCCTCACCACCACAGAGGGTAAGATCTCCACATGCTCTAactccctgttcatctctccctctacctccacctctggAATAGGCTTGGAGAGCAGAGGGATCTGGAGGATCCCTGTTGTAGGGCTCCAGTCAACACAGTTACCGCCAGatccatcctcttcctcagactcctGTGGAAACAGCGTATGCCTCTGGGTTCTGTACAGGTTGACCTGGGATAGTCGCAGGGGCTGAGTATCCCTCCTGTTAGACTGTGTCTGGTACTCTGAGGGGTAACTTTGGTGTTCCTCAGCCTTGTCTTCCCAAAAGTCCACCTCAGGGGTCTCTCTGACTGAGAAGTGCTGCAGTGCGTAGGCACCCACCCGATCAGGCTCTTTGTAACTCATGCTCTCCTCCCCCATCTTTAGACCAGACAGCAGTGGAATTCTAAAGAGCCCGTTCTCCACAGGCCCCTGTGAACATGGCGCAGATCTCTGTGCTATGTACGTATTGACCTGGCTGAGATGCAGCGGCAGGGTTTCCTCACTGTCAGATGCCTCACTTTCCCTCATTTCCGGAATCTTTGGGGACGCTCCAATGAAGCCGTATTCTAGGGGCTCTGGTTGGGCCTCCCTGAATTCATCTTCCCATGATCCCTCCTGAGAATCCTCTCTGCCAGGGGCTTGCTGGGCAGCGTAGGGTAGTATGGGCTCCCCCTCTGACTGGTGGATGAGGGCAAGGATAGTGTTGGGCTTTATGGCCATCATCTCCATGGGCTTGGCCATGTTGACCAGTACCACGTTCACTGTCACAGCTTGCTCAGGACAGAAGGTCCGCGGTGGGTTCTGAATGTCCGATATTTCCTGAAACAGGAATAAGGTGGTAATTGCATCTTAGTAAACTGCACTTCATAGCCATTGTTGAAGTCTTCTATTAGTCACATATAAGTCACATATAATTCTTACCAGGAAAGGGGGACTTTTCTGTTTATTAACACAGACAAAATGGTAGACAAGGCATCCGACCAGGATCAGCATGAAGAGGCAGATGACTGATGGGACAACGGCACCCAGCAACATCAGTAGCAGCTGGCCATAAAAGGGATCTGTAAAGACAGAGTGGTAAGTTAGAGATAAAATAAGACAGATCTATAAAAGCACATAGGATAGAGCTGAGAAGacaaactcacactcactcactagcacacgcacatacagacacacacaaacaccccttGAAACATCAACATAATTCCTTCTCTAACAGGAAGAGAAAATACACCCTGGGAAAACACCTCAAGTTGTCTCATTCCTCAAGTCCTCTTGATTGTTTTGTCGTGCTGTACCAAAACCTGTTGAGTAGATTTATCCTGACAGATAGAAAAGAACACTGCACACTAGGTCATTGGAGCAACATTAAATCAAGTCTTATCTTACCCTTTGAGGTTGTTAGGCACTGCCATTCAGATGCATGACAAGCTAAAAGAAGTGATAGGACCTGGGCCTTAGCAGAGAAACAATACTGGGTTTCATAGGCAAGCAGCCTATATTCAAAGGATCTGTTTTCCACAGTGAAGTGTTGCTGAAAGACAAAATGTATACAGAAAGTTAAAATACACAATATAGAACTAACAATCATAATTAATCTGCATTTTAGCTAAATatataatacaaaaaatatataattgtagATTACAATCTATTAATGCAGCAATTTGCACTGATTAAAGTCCCTGCAGACAGTCCTACATATTATGTCATTTAATTCTTTACACAGAGTTACAGTAACCTAAGTAACACCAACCGTTTTGTTGCTTCTGTTGTCGTTCACAGACAGGTTGTAAGTCATCTGAGGGTAGAATTTCAACAAGGAGTAATCTTTTGTAATGTTCCCAGTCTTCCATCTCATTGGACCCTTCAGCTTAACGGTAACACTATTCTCCTTCACCACAAGTTTGACAAGTGGAGGTCCAAAGGTTGCTGTTTGAGAAAGGTATAAAAATGTCCTATCATATGTGGCCTGACACATTCTCTGATTGACTCTTTCACTTTGGCTCCTCTTTCATAGATAAGGAAAATTATCTTTGAACAGGATCTCAACTTACTGTCAGCTTTGGGTTCGAAACTCTTTTGTGTGAGTGTCCATTTGGAGGACCTGTTTTTGGCCAAAGCCTTGACTCTGGCAAAGTAGCCTTCATCCAGGTCAGTTGTCTCATTGGATAGATCACACCAGGTCTGAGGGATGTCTCTGCACTTCTTCTTCACCCTCCAGCGCACTCGTCTCGCGCCACCATCCATACGGTCACCATAGCTATGAgacaacaaataaacacataatgAGATGTATCCTTAAATCCATGGATCATGGACATTTATTTACAAGTAGTTCATGGAAAGCTCAGTCTCTCGTGACAAAACCGAGTAGCTAATTTGGTTCTGGGTGCCGAGATCATGATCAAGTCTAAAGTGTCCTCACATGGCATATTCCACTGTGTAGTTGGTGTCATTTTGTGCATCTTTCCCAGGATGCCACTTTACAATGTTCCTCAGGTTCATGGAGTTGAAGTGTACTCCTTCGGGACGCACTACAGAGGACACGTGTGAGACCACTAGgaaaggagaaagagcagaaagCAGATGATCAAGGTCATTTCAAAATGACTGCTGGAGCATCACTCCTTAAACAGTAAACAGTTctaaaataatacaattatatTATAGAGAAATGAAGAGAGCGATTTAGACCCTTCTTCTTTTGGAGACTGAACATAATTTTTGTATAGAACAGGATGTTGTTGTGATGAAATTTGAACAATAAAAGATTTCATAAACCCTCAAAAAGACACCCTTCTTTCCCTCTGACTGCACGAGACCACATCTTTGTTTCCTGTGTGATTCAGAATACCACACAATCACGTAATTCAAGGACACCTCATGATTAGATAAAAGAAAATGAACCCTGTTCAGTGCATCATAAATGTCATTGAGCGCTGTTTTTCTGTATGCATGCCAACAACCTTTTGAAATAGCTTTGATCAATGCCTTGAGTATCAACTTATCATGAAATGTAACACATTTCTCTACCATTTCTACTCACTATCTACATCTGCTGGGTATGCTGATGGAAAATACAGTTAGAGTGAGGTTCCACATCAAGCACAAGTAAAGTGAGTGAAAACAAAAGTAAACCAAAGTAAATGCCACCCACATAATGTTGAACGTGTTTGGGTGAGTTCCAAAGTGACAAAAAATTATTACATTGGTTAAACATGCTTAAAATGACTTTTTAAGGGAGAAAGTGAGTTCCAAAGTGACAAAAAATTATTACATTGGTTAAACATGCTTAAAATGACTTTTTAAGGGAGAAAGGGGGAAACAAATTGAACAATGACAGCTGAACAATGATAGCTGAACTATTCCTGTTGCGTGACAGTAGCAAATTATACATTGTAGTTGCAAAATATTGAGTATACTGTCTATAGGGCATAAAACCAAGCCAATGGTGTTCTCAAAAACATTGCCAGGTGATATGTGATAAACATGACTGCACAGCAGTAGTAAACATTTTCTTAAATTGATTATGAGCTGCAAATGAAAATTAAGCCTACCTGCGGTCCATAGAGAAATAATGTAGAGATATTTGACCATTCTTTCCCGTAGAATTGTTGGTAAATAGTTTATAACATTGTCATAACAAAAGTTTTGACAACTTTAAAAGGAGAATTGAGCTCATGGACATTTCAACCGATTGGCTAAAGTAAATTATTCAGTTCTAGGATCCCGTTCTTCCACATCGCTTCCATGTTGCTCACGCAGAGTGGTATTCTTATCTGATGTACCTTACACTGACTGGCCAGGTCGCCTAGTCAAGTGATATGGGCGGAGTTATTTACTGTAAGAAATTAGGAATTCGGAACACTAGCACATGTGCACATGGGAAAATAAACTAGGCCTAGACGTTATAAAGTGTTTTTCCATATATTTTTAAACCCAGGTTATGGGATGATACCTTCTGTGATTTGATATGATTCAATGTTTTAACATTTAAAGTATGGATATGAAAAACACTTTTCTGGTAGGGAACATCTGTCAGATTTGTGTAAAATGTTGTAATAACTTGTACATCTGTCAGATTTGTGTAAAATGTTGTAATAACTTGTACATATTTGTTTGTTTTGGGTCACCATAGCATAGCACTTTTGACAGGCCCACAACATTCTTGAGATGGCAGTGCAGTGATTAATGTACTTGTATAGGCCACATTGCAAATATTTCCATGTTTGAAGACTTGTTTGACTGGTGTGAATAGTTTATTTAATTGTCATAGATCACCACCTTGTGGCATAAATGGCAACTCTCCACTTGAGGTTCTTGATGACGTTGACGTTTTACATTACTTAGTTTAATCTGGTCTAGACATATTAAATGTATCAAAATGTATCAGTATGATTAATAGTTTCATTTTAGATATGCCACAGACCATTGAAACGTAGATCGTATTGTTTTATTAAATGAAATGGCACCACAGACATGGAACAATGTACTGTGCCATATCGGTTTGTTTTTAAGGCTGCACCAACTTCCGGTTAACAAACGTTAGCCGTATAGCTGTAGAAACAATCCATACTCATTGAACGGAGCAATGTGTCTATGTGATTTCTGACATTAATTGGTAAATTGTAGTGTTCATCGTTGAAGCATGGCGATTTCAATGGAAACCCAGCTCCAGAGTATATTCGAGGATGTAGTGGTATGTGCATTCTGTATCAGACAGCTAACTTTagatagccagctaacgttagccacttaCCTTTTGTTAGCAGCTAACGTTACTAGCTGAGCTAGCTTTTTTGCTAATTCACTTATGGCTGAATAGTTTTTGGTTAGCCACATTTTACAACAATCTCAGCATGCATTCTACTTAGCCTAATATTTGCTGCCTCATGTTGATCAAGCTAATGATATATGTCAATAGCAATGCCCTAACTTTATACAACATTTCTACTTTAGCTATATAACGTTAGCCTATGACAGCAGGGGTGTAATCACAGAAACCGTTTACTCCAACCCGAAAACGCAAACGAGaggttatatttgacaaattcaggtaggtccctcccaatttagttccgtttgcttccgtttggctATTAAACGGCAAACGGTTTCTAATGAATACACCCTTAGATCGTGCACGTTTTGTCAGGTCGTTAACCCTAAATGTGCTAGCTAGATAATTTGTTTAGTGTAACATTCTAACCATTACTCCATTGATTGTCTATTCACTGAATACATCATTTTATTTTTCAGAAAACAGAAGTTATTGAGGAAGCCTTTGCAGGGTATGACTTCTGAAGCAGACTTGTCTGCATCCCAGTTAAAGATTAAGTGCAGTATAAAAAACACTATTCAGTGTCATACAATTTGTTGTGGAGGAGTTATGTTTTCATAGTTGTCTTTAATGACTTCTCATCTGTCTTCTCAGCATGTTTATGGACACACCTGAGGATGAGAGAACAAAACTTATCAGTTGTCTAGGTGCCTTTCGTCAGTATTGGAACACTCTTCCTCCGGTGAGAGAGATGCCCAAGATTTGAGACATGCAGCATCAAACATCATCCAAACCTTATACATTGCACTTGTTTCTGTAATTCCTCAGTAGTAACAAGACAGTTTGATGCTTTTTTCAGGATTCCCATGACCAGTGTGTGCAGTGGATTGTCAGATTCATTCATGGCCAGCACAGCCCCAAACGGATCTCTTTTCTCTACGACTGCCTCGCCATGGCAGTGgaaaccagtctgttacctcccaGGTAAGGATGTGTTTTTCTCTGTGAGAGAATGACTAGTGTTGTGTACTGTGCTGAGGACAGACAAATTAAATGTCATGTTTTCTCAGGATGGTGTGTCAGGCTCTCATAAGCTCAGATAACCTGGAGTGGGAGCGGACACAGTTATGGGCCTTGACTTTTCGACTCATACGCAAAATCATCGGTGGTGTGGATTACAAGGTAAGAAACAATGCACTTGGGGGTGCTGTTGGAAGCCAAGGATGTAGAACGCGTTTCCCTATCGCTCCTTAGTTAGTGACCAAATTTATATATTTAACCTTGCAAAATTGtacatattgtaacgaccctgggtttataagcgcggaaatcgactctgccgcacgagcgtGCTTTTgcagcacagtcgatagcgcgccggacttcgggctagaaggtcaagGGTTCTAGACCTGCTCCctgacttcgggctagaaggttgagggttcgagacctgctccctgcctgtttcattacattggtgtcagaagtgatcggaccttgcatcaacgacagtgcgtgtgcttggccggtgagcgcgttcctgtaagacgtagagtcgcaagctagcgcgaggacgcgctctttgaaagaagggagtagtgtaacgaccctgggtttataagcgcggaaatcgactctgccgcacgagcatgcttttgcggcacagtcgatagtgcGCTgcacttcgggctagaaggtcgagggttcgagacctgctccctgactgtttcattacaatatttttgtttgGCCAGGCGTCCTAGAGACCCATAAACAATTCAGATCAAGTTCGAGAAATTTAAGTTTGTAATGTCGTCTACCCGGCCAAAAACGAAGTCTGGAAGAGCAGGCCGCAGCAAGCCCGCGCCTTCTCCTGATTCACCCCCGCCACCGGACGCTGCTAATGCCGGCCCCACGGAAACACTGACTGTGGAGATGCTACAATCCGTGATAGGCACCCTCAAAACCGATATTTTCGGCAAaattgactctctctctaccaatctCAGGTCAGAGATATCAATGGTCAAAGACGAGCTTAACAAATCTATTGAGAGTATAACGTTACAGAATAAGCTCGACGCACACGGAGTGGCCTTGGAACG
This region of Salvelinus alpinus chromosome 8, SLU_Salpinus.1, whole genome shotgun sequence genomic DNA includes:
- the LOC139583010 gene encoding interleukin-20 receptor subunit alpha-like produces the protein MVKYLYIISLWTAVVSHVSSVVRPEGVHFNSMNLRNIVKWHPGKDAQNDTNYTVEYAIYGDRMDGGARRVRWRVKKKCRDIPQTWCDLSNETTDLDEGYFARVKALAKNRSSKWTLTQKSFEPKADTTFGPPLVKLVVKENSVTVKLKGPMRWKTGNITKDYSLLKFYPQMTYNLSVNDNRSNKTQHFTVENRSFEYRLLAYETQYCFSAKAQVLSLLLACHASEWQCLTTSKDPFYGQLLLMLLGAVVPSVICLFMLILVGCLVYHFVCVNKQKSPPFLEISDIQNPPRTFCPEQAVTVNVVLVNMAKPMEMMAIKPNTILALIHQSEGEPILPYAAQQAPGREDSQEGSWEDEFREAQPEPLEYGFIGASPKIPEMRESEASDSEETLPLHLSQVNTYIAQRSAPCSQGPVENGLFRIPLLSGLKMGEESMSYKEPDRVGAYALQHFSVRETPEVDFWEDKAEEHQSYPSEYQTQSNRRDTQPLRLSQVNLYRTQRHTLFPQESEEEDGSGGNCVDWSPTTGILQIPLLSKPIPEVEVEGEMNRELEHVEILPSVVVRQSEESEGESDLTKLQNNWSLVINMEE